The Dyadobacter sandarakinus DNA window GTCCGGGTCAGGCCCATGGTTTGTGTTTTTCTGTCAATGATGGCGTCCGCATGCCGCCTTCACTGGTTAATATTTTCAAGGAAATCCAGACGGATCTGGGCAAACCTTTTCCGCCCTCCGGCAACCTTGAACGCTGGGCTAAGCAGGGGGTACTGCTTCTGAATGCAACCCTTACGGTACGTGCCGGCGCGGCAGGCTCTCACCAGAACAAGGGCTGGGAGCGCTTTACGGATGCCGTCATCAAATGCATTTCTGATGATAAAAGCAACATTGTCTTTATGCTTTGGGGCCGGTATGCGCAGGATAAGGGAAGCGTCATCAACACGGCAAGCCACCACATTCTGAAAGCGAAACATCCTTCACCCATGTCGGCCAATGGCGGAGGCTGGTTCGGTACAAGGCATTTCAGCCAGGCAAACGAGTACCTGGTGTCAAAAGGCAAGGAGCCGATCGAGTGGTAGGGTACAAAAAAAGAGCCGGGAAGCCCGACTCTTTTTTCCAAATTTTCACTCCTATTACTATTGTTATTTTTCAATGTTGGAGTTAATCTCCAGCACCTTATCCCAATTTCCTTCATTTGCTTTTACAAACGCCTTGCGGTCTGCATTGGCTACATATTTATCCGCACCTTCGACTGTTCTGAAAGTCAGGTAATGCACTACGTCAAATTGGTTTCCATCCACTGCAGACTTTTGTACATGTCCGGCTGAATAAGCTACCACTTCGTCTACCGAATTTTTCATGGAAGCAAAGTCACGCATGTGCTTTTCCATGTCTTCCGCAGTTGTTCCTGACTTAAACTTAATGCACACAACCCGCTGGATTTCGGCTCTTTTATGCGGCACATAAGCGCCGTAAATAATCAGCATAAACACACAAAGTGAAAATACCGGCAACAAATAACCTAATGTTTTATTTCTGGTTCTCATTATTCAAAATCTAAATCGGCTGAATCTTACTGGTACAAAGGTAAGATAAAAACCTATAATTGCATTATTTATATATAAAATATAACAAATTTTGAATTTGGTGAGCTTTGCAAAAGCTTGGATTTTCGAGAGCAGTTTAGGGCAAATAATATTTTGTGTACCTAAATACCTTGAATTTGAATTTCATGTGAAATCAAGATTCAAAATGGGTCTGTATAGCCCGCGATTTTGTGCAGATTGTAAAAACAGGTGATAAATTTCTGTTGCACCAGTTACTTTCTTGCAGCATTCCGTCTAAAAAGATGATCAGCTACTATTGGTCATTATCAAAACTTTATATGGATGTATTTTCAAGGCGGGCTGCAAAATTTTCAAGTGTTTCAAAGTTCTTTCCTGCTATTTGCCTTCTTTTTTGCATAAATGCTCCCGCAAATGCTGGCTCGTGGGGCTTCTGGGCACATAAAAGGATCAACCGCCTTGCAGTGTTCCGCCTGCCAGCTGCCATGCAGGTGTTTTATAAAAAACACATTGACTACATCACTGAAAATGCAACCAATCCGGACAAGAGAAGGTACGCAGTTGCCGGTGAGGCCGAGCGGCATTTTATTGATCTGGATGTGTATGGCGACAGCGTGTTTTACTTTTTACCACCATCCTGGCCTAAGGCAGTTGAAAGAGTAGGGGAAGACAGCCTGCGGAAGCACGGGATTGTACCTTGGCACATTCAGCTCGCTGCTTTTCAGCTTACGGAAGCATTCAAGATGCGTGACCTGACGCGCGTACTAAGGCTTTCGGCTGAACTGGGGCATTATATTGCCGACGCGCATGTACCGCTGCATACGACCAGCAATTATAATGGTCAGAAAACCCGGCAAACCGGGATACACGGATTTTGGGAGTCACGCCTGCCGGAGCTGTTTGCAGAACAATATGAGTTTTGGGAGGGTCCCGCAGTATATCAGGAAAATATCATGCTGGCAGCCTGGCAGGCTGTCCGGGAATCCAGCGAGGCGAGGGATTCGGTTTTATCCTTTGAAAAAATACTGACCGGCACTTTCGCGTCTGATAAAAAGTACAGCTATGAACTTAGGAACAATGTACTCACCCGCAGCTACTCGCGCGAGTTTTCCGAGCAATACCATGCAATGCTGGCTGGGCAGGTCGAAAGAAGGATGCGCGCATCGATCCGCATGACGGGCGACATCTGGTATACATGCTGGATTAATGCCGGCCAGCCCGACCTTGCATCTTTAACCGAAATAAAGCCGCAGGCTACTCCCGAAAAGGAGGAAGAAACAAGCTGGATCAGGCGGCTGCTGCATATCCGGCCGGAAGCAGATGATTAAAGCCGGATTATACCATCCACCTGCTGCATCAGCATCCTGGCAGTTACCAGAAGCTGGCCCGTATGCCGCTGCGTATGCTCCGCAGCATGAAAGAGTAATCCCAGCTTTGTGGACGGAATTCTGGCGCGGCCCACATAGCGGAGGTCAGTCAGTGTACTTTCTTCTACCATTTTAAAATATGCGATGGAAGCCTCAACCTGCCTGTCAAATGCATGCAGCAATGCTGTATAGTTGCATCCCGGGAAAGGCTCGGAGCCTTCGTTTTTCAGGTAAGTAAGCTGCCCGTCACTGAGCAGGCGTTCGTCTGCGTAAGTAAAAAGCCTGTCGAGTACACCGGTAAGATGCTGTAAATGAAAACCTACCGAGGCAAGTCCCGCAGGCTTATGCCAGAGCAGATCATTGGGGAAGGTATCTGCCAGGCCAGCCAGCTCTTCTCCCGCCTGAAGGAGTGCATGCGCTGCGGGTTGCAAGAGCGGAGGTACTCCGGGCAGAGGGCCCCTGAGCCAAACTTCTTGTTTCTGAGCTTGTTTATCCATAGTTGTAAATAAAAGAAAAAGGGGCTTAAAAAGCCCCTTTTAAACTATCTAAAATCAGATATTACTTCGCAATATCGATCTGAACCGGTTTTCCCTTAATGGTATTGCCATCCATGGCACGGAGGATTGTCCTCGCATCCTTGTCAGGTACATCCACAAAAGTAAACTTGTCATAAATGTCGATCGCTCCGATTGTTTTGCCCGGAATGTTGGCCTCACCTGCAATGGCGCCCACGATATCTTTCGGCATAATATGATCTTTGCGTCCAAGGCTCAGGAACAAGCGGGTCATACCAGCTTCGGGTGAGCGGCGAACTTCGCCCTCTCCCCGGCGTACACCGCCTGCCGCAGGGTAGCGCTCTCCTCCACGACGGTCTCCGTCGCGGCGGTCACCACTTTCCCGGCGATCGCCGAACTTGCTGCCTGAACGACGCTCGTAACGGTCGCCACCTTCACGGCGGGCGCCGCCATCACGCTCATTCCTTCTTTCTTCCCAGGCCAGGTTGCTGTCTGTATATTCATTTTTCTGAACGCCCATGATCTG harbors:
- the ung gene encoding uracil-DNA glycosylase translates to MDVKIEQSWKERLSGEFEKPYFTELTEFVRSEYKTATVYPPARQIFNAFDFCTFDACKVVILGQDPYHGPGQAHGLCFSVNDGVRMPPSLVNIFKEIQTDLGKPFPPSGNLERWAKQGVLLLNATLTVRAGAAGSHQNKGWERFTDAVIKCISDDKSNIVFMLWGRYAQDKGSVINTASHHILKAKHPSPMSANGGGWFGTRHFSQANEYLVSKGKEPIEW
- a CDS encoding Dabb family protein, whose translation is MRTRNKTLGYLLPVFSLCVFMLIIYGAYVPHKRAEIQRVVCIKFKSGTTAEDMEKHMRDFASMKNSVDEVVAYSAGHVQKSAVDGNQFDVVHYLTFRTVEGADKYVANADRKAFVKANEGNWDKVLEINSNIEK
- a CDS encoding zinc dependent phospholipase C family protein — protein: MFRLPAAMQVFYKKHIDYITENATNPDKRRYAVAGEAERHFIDLDVYGDSVFYFLPPSWPKAVERVGEDSLRKHGIVPWHIQLAAFQLTEAFKMRDLTRVLRLSAELGHYIADAHVPLHTTSNYNGQKTRQTGIHGFWESRLPELFAEQYEFWEGPAVYQENIMLAAWQAVRESSEARDSVLSFEKILTGTFASDKKYSYELRNNVLTRSYSREFSEQYHAMLAGQVERRMRASIRMTGDIWYTCWINAGQPDLASLTEIKPQATPEKEEETSWIRRLLHIRPEADD
- a CDS encoding DinB family protein, translating into MDKQAQKQEVWLRGPLPGVPPLLQPAAHALLQAGEELAGLADTFPNDLLWHKPAGLASVGFHLQHLTGVLDRLFTYADERLLSDGQLTYLKNEGSEPFPGCNYTALLHAFDRQVEASIAYFKMVEESTLTDLRYVGRARIPSTKLGLLFHAAEHTQRHTGQLLVTARMLMQQVDGIIRL